TAAGCCTACCAACGTCGACCTGCTCTTCATGTCGGTGTCAGATAACACAGTCTCAAGCATGGATGCCATGGAAATGGAGGTGTTCTCCAACTACCAGCTCGGAGTTCTAACTCTTCTAATGGTGATTCGAGGAGAGGTTTTCGTTTCCCTGCTTGGTCTCCACTTCGCAAAGATCAAGTCCCAGATGAAGGATTCTTCACTCGATGCATCTGGCATGGAACTCGCTACTCTCCCCGATCAAGCCGAGCCCGGACACCAGAAACCCAACCTGATGCCTCCCGACATGACAGTACTGGACATGAAATCTAGCTCTAGAAAGCACCTGTTCTTTGTGGCGTTGGGCTATCTCATAGTAGCTCACGTGGTTGGTTTCCTGCTCATCCTTGTTTACCTGCGACTTGTCCCAGATGCCGGAACTGTGCTTGACCGAAAGGGTATCAATGCGTCCATGTTTTCCATATTTACGACGGTCGCTACCTTCGCCAACTGCGGCTTCGTGCTCACCAATGAGAATATGGTGGTGTTTAGGACTTGTTCTGGCCTCCTACTGATAGTTATAGTGCAAGCACTCGTCGGAAACACGATGTACGCCTCGAGTTTGAGGGTATTCATCTGGCTCTTGAAGAAGCTCACCAAGCGGCAGGAGTACGATTACCTGCTAAATAACTACGGGGAGATGGGTTATGATCACTTGCTTCCTGGCCCTCATGCATTGTGCTTGGCACTCACCGTGGCGGGGCTTCTGCTTCTACAACTCATACTGTTCTGCTGCATGGAGTGGACGTCCGACAGCTTAACTGGGCTGAGCACGTATCAGAAGATCGTCGGTGCCATGTTCCTGTCAGTGAACTCACGCTACGCCGGAGAATCCATTGTTGTCCTCTCAGCTATCTCTCCGGCCATCCTGGTGTTGTTTGTCGTGATGATGTTAGTACACCTTTTTTCCCATACActataaaatcatttttaattgGATAATACATATTATAGATcgaattagattttgattatagttTATAAATCAATAGAAATGAAgtttaattatgatagaattccTTAGAAGATGACTTAACATAAAAGAATATCTCAATTATTTGTCCTAGATCATCTACTCTCGTCTATAAATTGATAGGACCTCTTAAAATACTCAATACGTGACGTGACAACATATAGAAGAGAGATTATTCTCTCGTCTCCCCTTTGTCCATATTTCATTGTTTATAGTGGTCTTGTGAAAGAATATGAAGAGATGATAATACGAGTCTAGTTATCCTTGTAAATCAATATCGTTATAGTTTTCAAATCGAATGACGATATACTTGCAAATTAGATAAAAATGTTCTAAATGGTATCGAAAGCTATATACATTTAAATTCAatatatgattatttgattttagtgcTTGACATTAAAGTTTTTTTACATAACAGAAGCATGATTACAAAAGCATGATTTTAGTGCTTGAATGATTCGTCTGTGCTATGGATTTGCTTTTTTATCTCATTCATCTTATTACTTGCAAGTGATGCAAAGTCTCTTGCCTTATATAGGTAAAGCCGGGGACGGCATGTTGCCCATGTTTGATCGATGGGCTACCATTGGTAGCTTGTTGTTAGCGATAGCACCATTAAGGGCGATAGCCTCTATTGGTCATCGACTATAGACTAGACGGATGGCTGCTACAGGAAATGATTGTAGTTTCCAATAGCCTTGGCAACATAATTCCTATGATGGTGTCGTTGTGTGTGGTAATTGCGACTGTGGGTAACGACTACCTTGAGTAGCATCACTATTGCTTACGACGGTAGGATCTGGCTATAGGTGGCACTGCACACGCAATAGTGCTACTTCATGCGGTAACACAAGTGTAagaaaatctaggggcaacatcacatgctcagcgaaagaataaaaaataaaaatcccaaatttcccaaaaaggtactcatcgtcgtgcgaagatttgtgcacaaaatccacgaaactaaaaatcatgtgtgagatagttgtgttacctagggagattgtatatccctgaatccctatagaactgtaagagaggatgaagaaggtctaatgtcctcctctctagtagtgatccatacaCATGTCATTACGAGTGATTtgcttgtagggcacttatgactatcATTATTAGGTATTTGATCTCCATCCAaccacccaagccttttagattaatggatctctatctaataatctctcattggaacttattagatctcatctataggattcaataattcaggggcttattggatatccaataagataagggctatggaggatatctcatatttgaacctctactcatcgtaatgcctaccatatgtgtgtgaccttttaTGCTGAATATTGAACTAACCGTGAATtatacctgtcataactccttttggctcaatgaattattttcttcataataatttacttgactaatcgattgcggacgtactaggccactatatcgcagcccctagacgatacaggggaatccaatcctttggacatattTATTCTCAATTacggtgtacctatagtcctcatctatttaatatcccaaaaactgtagaccgggcatggtgttgtcatacCTATACGGtttttacttgagtctcgctctaattggattctcccaaagaactatttctctctcaatccgaataaccctagctaaggatttgtttgagcaagaatatatgagatattcctctcatgacatcgggagcagatgatcctctatcgacactcaatagctctcgtaaggttgattatCACTCTTGATAGCctactatgctagatctggaacttccaaacctataagtttgatatccaagagtggagtactcatataagacatttttagtgtcttaagtctaaggaccaagtacaccattgggataacggaatcgctgtctgacaatgaggtatcataaaCCATCTCagcattctatgagcggatcaatcaatgaactcattctctaatgagcacctgcactacagCCCTTGTGTCCCCAAACGAGCATCTATGAGACTAACTACTTCCATCATATGGATTggtatacaacatactagtctATCATgtaatctcgatgtccctctcgaataacctatgacaagattatttagggtttgtgtttaaaggtgaattggtctcattatcatgatctatcacaatctgattctcattggacagatccatggacatcacaatatatatatatgtatatatatatatatgtatgtatatatatacatatgtatatgtatatatatatatatatatgtatatgtatatatatgtatatatatgtatatatatgtatatatatatatatatatgtatatatgtatatatatatatatatttatatgtatatatatttatatgtatatatatatatgtatatatatacgtaataaataatataaagtgataaaaatatcaaataatataataaataaaaagaatgtgtattatgtcacatatgccatcactcacataattggcttacagggcacctatgactagcatttagttcatccgaactcccaacgaattttttatttgtcatccgaaccttcggcatatcgctcgatccatcggcatgttgattCCCACAACATTTGATCTTGGCATATTGTTCAATTCTTCAGGCCTGATTCTCGATCTCTGACTTCGGCTTAACATCTGATTcttctactttaattattttatcttttcataatcgaagttagtcctgcattacttttctcaaaacatagattatatTATAAACTTATaaattaatttcataatcaaaatatgagattcaacgttAAAAACCTCAAAGATTTGTTCCCGACTATTAGGATATCATAAAGGAAGAAGTAAAAAAACTCTTGCAAGATGGTTTTATCCTCTACTATCTAAAATGGCTCGCTAATATATTCCTTATCAAAAAGAGTAATGAGAAATATATTCCTTATCAAAAAGAGTAATGAGAAATGGAGGATGTATATAGATTACACTGATCTTAATAAATCCTAACGAAAAGATAATTTTCCCGTTTCTTGAATTGATTGACCTGTGGACTCCACCTTCGGACATGAGCTATTAATTTTCATGGATCCCTTCTCTAGGTACAACTAGATCAAAAGGCACCAAAGGATCAGAAACATACATCCTTCATCACTAAGGAAAGTCTATACTAATATAAGGTCATGCCATTTAGACTTAAGAACGCAAGAGCAATGTATCAAAGGATGATCAATAAAATATTACAATATCAAGTTGAGAAGAACATAGAGATTATTGGTGAAGAGCTACATTGTCGACATACACTTAGCTGATCTTAGGGAAATGTTTGCCACCTCTAAGAAATTCTGGATGGGTTTAAATCTAACTAAGCGTGCATTCAACATAAGTTTAAGAAATTTTCTAAGCTTCATGATTCACCAACTTGAATAGATGCAAACCCATAGAAGGTTTAGGCCATTATCAACATGAAGCCCCTCGATTCAATTAAGGAGATTTAATAGTTAATAGGCTGAATCACCATGCTTAGTTAATTCCAATCTTGAATAAGTGATTGATGCCTACTATTATCTAAAATCCTAAAGTACTGGAAGGATTTCTAATGGACTGAGCAGTGTCAAGAAGCATTTGATACACTCAGAAAGATATTTGATGACTCCTCCCTAACTTTTCAATCCTAACCTAAGGGAAGATTTAtatgtatacttgtccatatacCTAGTGGTTATAAGCTTTGTATTGATTCGGGAAGAATAGCAAATCCAAAGGCTCATATATTACATTAGCCAGATACTCTAGGATGTGAAAACTCGGTATCTCAATTTTGAAAATCtacaactagaaaacttgatcTCTACTTCCAAACTTATTATATCATTGTCATGACGGATCAATTGATGCATCATATTCTTTCTAAGCCCGATGCCATGGGTGCTAACCATAGgtgtcctataagccaatcatataagtgatgacacgtatgacatgacacactatttttacttattattatttattaatattttatcactttatcttacacattgtatatattgtgatgtccatggatctgtgtaatgaaaatcagatcatgataagatcataataataagaccgatttgcctttaaatatagaccctaaataatcccgatcgtagattacttgagagggacatcgagataaccaaatagactagtgtgttgtatatctGTCCATATGTTGGAGGCGACTGGTCTCatcgttgctcatgtggggacataagggatacaatataggtgttcattagagaatgaattcactaatcgatctgctcacggaatgttggatgcttGATGATACCTCATAGTCAGATAACAGTTTCATCGTccaagtggtgtatttggtccctaTGCTTAAGACAATAAAGATATTTTGTATGAgtacactctttaataccagacttatagacctagaagtttcaaatctaacacAACTAGTCATCAGGAGTGGCAGCTAACCTTACAAgagctattaagtgtcaataaaagattattcgctcttagtgtcatgagaagaatattctATATGTTTTTGCTAAAAAAAACCTCtaaccaaggtcattcagattgagagagagagagagttcttctAGAGAATCTgaatagagcgagactcgaatagaaactatatgggcatgACATCACTATATACTCCATTTCAACTTTCATATTACCAACAATGAGATAGAACATGAAGCTCTTTTATCATGATTGAAGCTTACTAGGGGCATGAGAAAACAAAATCTAAAAGTATATAGTGACTCCCAACCAGACATCAGCCAAATTAATAACATATATGAGGCTCATGACTCCACCATAGCATTATACCTTGCAGAGGTAAGACAAATAATAGTCAACATTTCAACATCTAGCATTGAATAAATCCTAAGAAATGATAACATGGCAGGAAACATTCTTTCTAGACCACGTATTAGGAAACATCCTCTACCATCTAGAGGGATCATCACAAAGGTATTAATTCAAAAAAGAATACATAAGGATTAGGTGGTAAATAATGTCTTAGAGGTCACTTGGATGGAAAATATTATGAGATGTTTAAAAACTGGGGTTCTTCTTGATGAGCTGAACGAGGTAAGAAAAGTGCATAAGCAACAAGCGTAATACTACATATTGGATGGGGTGCTCTATAGACGATTCCTATCACATCCCTTGTTGCATTGTCTCCATTTTGCTGAAGCTGCCCACGTTATCCAAAATCCATGAGAGGATTGTGGGGAGCACATTGGCATAAAGACATTGGCATTCGAGATTCTATAACAAGGTTATTGTTAGTCAACCCTCAAGCATGATGTCGAGGAGTACATCAGATGTTGCGATATGTGTCAGCATAAAGCCCGAGTCCAAAGGCTACCTACTATAGAGTTGACTCTGATCGATGTAGCTTGGCCTTTTTACACAGTGAGGGTTATACATTCCTAAACCTTTCCCACCAACTATAGGGCAAAGAAAATATCTAATGGTTAGGGTAGATTACTTCACTAAATGGGTCAAAGTCAAGTCGTTAGCATCGTTtacgaaaaaaaaaaaggctaaagGGTTCATTCGGAAGAGTATCATATCTCAATTTAGAGTATCACAAGTATTGATCTCTAATAATGGAATATAATCtaacaatgctaaattcaaagaattttatgaTTCCTTCGTAATTTACCTTAGATTCAACTAAATGGCTAATTTATAGGCTAATAATCAAGTTGAGATAACCAAGCCGCACTAGATGGACTAAAGAAGAGAGTTTTAAAAGCATATTATGAGAGTTACCGAACTACACTGAAAGCTTCCATTAGGGAATCACCTTTTGGCTTAGCATATGGAACCAAAGTGGTGCTCTTGATCAAGCTAGCATTATCGATTACTTAGACTCAATGCTTTGTCGAGGAAGAATTAGAGGTTGGACTTAAAGCAAATCTAGATCTAATTAATGAAGTCAGAGCTCAAGCACACCTTAGAACCTAGCCTACTAAATGGTGGTTACTAAAACCTTCAATACCAAAGTTTATCCTCATTAGTTGAAGGAGGAGGATTTAGTTCAATAGATAACCAAAGTTAATAGCCCAGCTCAAATCAAAAGTAAGCTaatgtatgttgaatctcggattttgatgataaaactaattgatgagtTCATTAGACTAAATatattttgagataagtgatataaAAGATACTTGGATCATAGACTTGGAATATCGAAGGGTCAACTATTGAGCAGGAGAGTCAGACATTGCACtaaaaattatcatgtcaaaaattaGATGTCAAGTTGAAGGATTAGTCGATGTGCTAAAGGTCGAACTTCGTACTATAAGTTCGGGCATCATGCCGAAAGAATTAGATATTGCATCGAAAAATTAAATATCTTGGGAAAGTTGATATGCCGATGGAATGGGTGATATACCGAAAGAAAGGGTGATGTGCTGAAGTTTCGGACGAAGTGCTAGAAGATCGGACGATAATTCGGAAGAGCATACAATGTACCAAAAGCTTCATAAATGTACCAGATATATAGTTGCTAAAGATCGAACTTCGTACTATAGGTTCGGGCATCATGCCGAAAGAATTAGATATTGCATCGAAAAATTAAATATCTTGGAAAAGTTGATATGCTGATGGAATGGGTGATATACCGAAAGAAAGGGTGATGTGCTGAAATTTCGGACGAAGTGCTAGAAGATCGGACGATAATTCGGAAGAGTATACAATGTACCAAAAGCTTCATAAATGTATCGGATATATAGTTGATTATTAAAGTCTTAATCAAAGTTATTTTGCATCATTTTTGAGTTGGCATTGGGCCGATACTATGCCAACTTATTAAGGAAAAAAGGGGTTGGCTAACCTAGTCATTCTTCCTAAATCTCAATACTTTCATGTGTGACTAAGCTAAGAGGAGGGTTGGATAGTGGGGTCGAATCCACCGCAACCTCTAAGGTAGCTACCTAGTATTTGGACGGGACCCTTCAACAACTCCTTCGACTATCATCGTCATCCTCCACCGACTTCTTCAATGACTTGACCTCCCTTAGATTTGCTACCATCGTTCCCTCCAGTTCGTTGATTCGACCCGTGCCatcctctgatactaaatgagaGTTAACATAATATACTCATTAGGcccatataagtcaatcatacatattgtccacttccgatgtgggactaatgagatgttacaatatccccaactcaattaaccTTTAGAATAAAAGATAATATACTGAAAAATATCATGATTAGCTAGTTCTTATCGCAAACACTGCACACTGGAAGAGCCCGGTACGATCTCTTTATCATAGCCAAAGTGGAGCACCCACTACACCATTAGATTGCACACTAGATTCGCTGACTACTTAGTGCCTTGAAAGCGATTAATCTTCACACAACCTGCAACTAAATTAAAGAGATGAGACAAAGAAGATCTCTCAAGCACTGGTTTCGTTAGGAACCCACCTCTCATTATCTCCCCATAATGCGCACAACCTCGATGTGCTTTCCCTAGAAGAGCGACTCATATCAGCTCAAAATGTGGAAGAAGGTCATGTGCTTGTCCACAGCATCAGTGGCTTTACCAAAAGGATTCTTTCCACAAGCTCCGGGCGCATTTACTGGGCTTTCTGTTGCTATAGATATGTTATTTAAGTCTCATGCTTTTATACATATTTTATTTAAGTCTCATGCGTATCTTTGGTCTTGTGCATTTGCATGGCTCCTTTTTCTAACATAGTGAGGCAAATGTTACGTGGAAAGCCTGCTTT
The window above is part of the Musa acuminata AAA Group cultivar baxijiao chromosome BXJ1-1, Cavendish_Baxijiao_AAA, whole genome shotgun sequence genome. Proteins encoded here:
- the LOC135679324 gene encoding sodium transporter HKT1-like, whose amino-acid sequence is MAVTAITSHTKSFIHKLSRSTESIPTLVASLYRFLLFQANSFWIQSCYLFSLSMAGFLLLKILPLRDVTSKPTNVDLLFMSVSDNTVSSMDAMEMEVFSNYQLGVLTLLMVIRGEVFVSLLGLHFAKIKSQMKDSSLDASGMELATLPDQAEPGHQKPNLMPPDMTVLDMKSSSRKHLFFVALGYLIVAHVVGFLLILVYLRLVPDAGTVLDRKGINASMFSIFTTVATFANCGFVLTNENMVVFRTCSGLLLIVIVQALVGNTMYASSLRVFIWLLKKLTKRQEYDYLLNNYGEMGYDHLLPGPHALCLALTVAGLLLLQLILFCCMEWTSDSLTGLSTYQKIVGAMFLSVNSRYAGESIVVLSAISPAILVLFVVMMLVHLFSHTL